The following proteins are co-located in the Sulfurospirillum deleyianum DSM 6946 genome:
- a CDS encoding flavocytochrome c — protein sequence MADITRRNFVKLGALSAGMVALGENTLSASALEQKGVKYDQEYDVVVIGSGFAGLAATITAAEKGLKVCVIEKMGRFGGNSIINGGLFAVVNSPKQKAEGVQDSIELYLKDMLKAGLNMNHTDNLKVIAARSADALKLTEKCGAKYYEKLSHLGGHSIPRTYLTSTASGAGIVQPMLSYAEKLSNVILKNRTKFDDFIADDSGRIVGVVIREDYKFDMKALDDNAENKTGDIKYIKARKGVILASGGFCRDTFLRSMQDPSIPLECDTTNQPGATGEVIMKALELGAVPVQMSWIQWGPWASPDEKGFGTASNFNINATFRYGITVDTKTGKRFMNELADRRVRSLAMFDVIGKDQNYPINICDQAAVDKIIPDLTAKALASGVVKKFNTLDELAAAYKIPVAELKKTVEAYNGYVTAKKDTEFGKPVQGVEGVQVSKPPFYGTRGVPKLHYTMGGLKINDKAQVICTKTKKPIPGLFAAGGVNGGIHGASRLGSCSIPDCLVFGIVAGENI from the coding sequence ATGGCTGATATTACCCGACGTAATTTTGTTAAACTTGGAGCACTAAGTGCAGGAATGGTCGCATTAGGCGAAAATACCCTCAGTGCAAGTGCGCTTGAGCAAAAAGGTGTCAAATACGATCAAGAATATGATGTTGTGGTTATTGGTTCTGGATTTGCAGGACTTGCCGCAACGATTACCGCAGCAGAGAAAGGTCTTAAAGTATGTGTCATTGAGAAAATGGGACGTTTTGGAGGTAATTCAATTATTAACGGTGGCTTATTTGCCGTGGTCAATAGTCCAAAACAAAAAGCAGAAGGTGTTCAAGATTCTATTGAGCTTTATCTCAAAGATATGCTCAAAGCAGGGTTAAATATGAACCACACAGATAATCTTAAAGTCATTGCCGCAAGAAGTGCTGACGCGCTTAAATTGACTGAAAAGTGCGGTGCAAAATATTATGAAAAACTTTCTCACCTTGGTGGGCACTCTATTCCTAGAACCTATTTAACATCCACCGCAAGTGGTGCTGGGATTGTTCAACCTATGTTAAGCTATGCAGAAAAACTCTCCAATGTCATACTGAAAAACCGAACAAAATTTGATGATTTTATTGCAGACGATTCTGGACGTATTGTAGGCGTTGTTATAAGAGAAGACTACAAATTTGATATGAAAGCCTTAGATGACAATGCAGAAAATAAAACAGGAGATATCAAATACATTAAAGCACGTAAAGGTGTGATTCTTGCTAGCGGTGGTTTTTGTAGAGACACTTTCTTACGTAGTATGCAAGACCCTAGTATTCCTCTTGAATGCGACACGACAAATCAGCCAGGTGCAACGGGTGAAGTGATTATGAAAGCGTTAGAATTAGGTGCCGTACCCGTTCAAATGTCATGGATTCAATGGGGTCCTTGGGCAAGTCCAGATGAAAAAGGATTTGGTACGGCTTCTAATTTTAACATCAATGCAACCTTTAGATACGGTATTACGGTCGATACAAAAACAGGTAAACGTTTTATGAATGAATTAGCTGACCGTCGTGTTCGTTCGCTTGCGATGTTTGATGTCATAGGAAAGGATCAAAACTATCCTATCAACATTTGTGATCAAGCCGCTGTTGATAAAATCATTCCTGATTTAACTGCAAAAGCACTCGCTTCAGGTGTTGTTAAAAAATTCAATACCCTCGATGAATTAGCAGCAGCCTACAAAATCCCCGTTGCTGAATTGAAAAAAACCGTTGAAGCCTATAATGGATATGTCACAGCTAAGAAAGATACAGAATTTGGAAAACCCGTTCAAGGTGTAGAGGGTGTACAAGTCAGTAAACCTCCATTTTATGGTACCAGAGGCGTTCCAAAACTCCACTACACTATGGGTGGTTTAAAAATCAATGACAAAGCGCAAGTCATCTGCACAAAAACAAAAAAACCTATTCCTGGTCTTTTTGCCGCAGGTGGTGTCAATGGTGGTATCCATGGTGCAAGTCGTTTGGGTAGTTGCTCTATTCCAGACTGTCTTGTCTTTGGTATCGTTGCGGGAGAAAATATCTAA
- a CDS encoding cytochrome c3 family protein, with protein sequence MKPRAHNTFVALCLFLCFTLLPLTLFAGEESSSPDLKGRETVTMTQEFKEKYPLKRVHAKLSLDCLFCHEGEGNNPEAFKAVREKTCLECHGSKEKIAQRLDFIGKPNPHNSIHDGTRLSCDECHNEHKESTNMCAECHEKEIATNMWMRKTP encoded by the coding sequence ATGAAACCAAGAGCACACAATACATTTGTAGCTCTTTGTCTTTTTTTATGTTTTACTCTTTTACCTTTAACGCTTTTTGCAGGAGAAGAGTCCTCTTCTCCTGATTTAAAAGGAAGAGAAACCGTAACGATGACACAAGAGTTCAAAGAAAAATATCCTCTCAAACGTGTCCACGCAAAATTATCTTTAGACTGTCTCTTTTGTCATGAAGGAGAGGGAAATAATCCTGAAGCATTTAAAGCGGTTAGAGAAAAAACCTGTCTTGAATGCCATGGCTCTAAAGAAAAAATTGCACAACGTTTAGATTTTATAGGCAAACCAAACCCACACAACTCCATTCATGATGGAACACGCTTATCCTGTGATGAGTGTCATAATGAGCACAAAGAGTCTACCAACATGTGTGCGGAATGTCATGAAAAAGAGATTGCTACGAATATGTGGATGAGGAAAACGCCATGA
- a CDS encoding cytochrome c3 family protein — translation MKLKLFIFLSIGIGVGLVLSLVTYYGLHKTSDQKFCVICHEMDPMVVAYREDVHGGAGKLGASAKCVDCHLPHDNILKYIYTKARNGVVEGSIHLFGDPSKINWIEKRAHRESFVFDDGCLECHGNLLSTQTASKQAQKMHTHYQSLKGTDKEIHCASCHIDAGHQNMRNILNYYTPEFEIMKEHMKEKKSEIQEKYQHYGIQKEK, via the coding sequence ATGAAACTTAAACTATTTATCTTTCTATCCATCGGTATTGGTGTTGGATTGGTGTTGAGTCTTGTCACTTACTATGGACTTCACAAAACAAGCGATCAAAAGTTTTGTGTCATCTGCCATGAAATGGATCCTATGGTGGTGGCTTACAGAGAAGATGTACACGGAGGTGCGGGAAAATTAGGAGCAAGTGCGAAGTGTGTTGATTGTCATTTACCCCATGATAATATCCTCAAATACATCTATACCAAAGCAAGAAACGGTGTTGTAGAAGGAAGTATTCATCTCTTTGGCGATCCTTCTAAAATTAATTGGATTGAGAAAAGAGCACACAGAGAAAGTTTTGTCTTTGATGATGGCTGTTTAGAATGTCATGGCAATCTCCTCTCAACTCAAACAGCTTCCAAACAAGCACAGAAAATGCACACACATTATCAAAGCCTCAAAGGAACAGATAAAGAAATTCATTGTGCTTCGTGTCATATTGATGCAGGACATCAAAATATGCGAAATATCTTAAATTATTACACCCCAGAATTTGAGATAATGAAGGAGCACATGAAAGAGAAAAAGAGTGAAATACAAGAAAAATATCAACACTATGGCATCCAAAAGGAGAAGTAA
- a CDS encoding MalY/PatB family protein: MSFFNEVVDRTQTPSEKWNKYKGIDVIPAWVADMDFKSPPCVIEALQKRVSEGVFGYTSVDDETYAAIIGFIKRHYGWEIRKEWLVFTQGVVSSMNIACMVIETGSVMTTTPIYPHFIKAPKHAGHEVIAIKMKEENNRWTLDFEAMEAHITPTCKLFMLCNPYNPAGTVFTCKELEQLGAFCVKHDLTLCSDEIHADLLLKPEAKHIPIASLSPALQERTITLMAPSKTFNIAGLQASFAIIPNATLRKRFKESMGSMVGGINLLGITAMRTAYEKGDAWLAELRLYLAENLKLVQAFVAKNPKLKLLEHEATFLAWIDASALHVESPHEFFLEFGVGLSDGEPFGDKNFVRLNFGTQKNLLEEILKRMQKAMDSLKI, from the coding sequence ATGAGTTTTTTTAATGAAGTCGTCGATAGAACCCAAACACCTTCTGAAAAATGGAACAAATACAAAGGCATAGATGTCATTCCCGCATGGGTTGCTGATATGGATTTTAAATCGCCTCCGTGTGTGATTGAAGCTTTGCAAAAGCGTGTGAGTGAGGGTGTTTTTGGCTATACCTCTGTTGATGATGAAACCTATGCTGCGATTATTGGTTTTATCAAACGCCACTATGGCTGGGAAATTCGCAAAGAGTGGTTGGTCTTTACGCAGGGTGTGGTGAGCAGTATGAACATTGCGTGTATGGTGATTGAGACGGGAAGTGTCATGACCACAACGCCTATTTATCCCCATTTTATCAAAGCACCTAAACACGCAGGACATGAGGTTATTGCTATTAAGATGAAAGAAGAAAACAACCGTTGGACGCTTGATTTTGAAGCGATGGAAGCACACATAACTCCTACATGTAAACTTTTTATGCTCTGCAATCCTTACAACCCAGCAGGTACGGTTTTTACATGTAAAGAGTTAGAGCAATTAGGAGCCTTTTGTGTGAAGCATGACCTCACCCTCTGTTCAGATGAAATTCATGCTGATTTGCTGTTAAAACCAGAGGCAAAACACATTCCTATTGCCTCACTCAGCCCCGCACTTCAAGAGCGCACCATTACCCTCATGGCGCCTAGTAAAACCTTTAATATCGCAGGGCTTCAAGCCTCTTTTGCCATCATTCCCAACGCCACACTTCGTAAACGCTTTAAAGAGAGTATGGGAAGCATGGTTGGAGGCATTAATCTTTTAGGCATTACTGCCATGAGAACCGCCTACGAAAAAGGCGATGCGTGGTTAGCGGAGCTTCGTCTTTATTTGGCAGAAAACCTCAAACTCGTTCAAGCCTTTGTCGCCAAAAATCCAAAACTTAAACTCCTAGAACACGAAGCCACGTTTTTAGCATGGATAGACGCTTCGGCTTTACATGTAGAAAGCCCGCACGAATTTTTTCTGGAATTTGGCGTGGGACTGAGTGATGGGGAGCCTTTTGGCGACAAAAATTTTGTACGCTTAAACTTTGGAACACAAAAAAATCTTTTAGAGGAGATTCTAAAACGCATGCAAAAAGCAATGGATAGTTTAAAAATTTAA
- the purL gene encoding phosphoribosylformylglycinamidine synthase subunit PurL has translation MENLDAVLKKHKLTKDEYENILNILGREPNMLEIGIFSSMWSEHCSYKSSKKYLNGFPTKAPWVIQGPGENAGVIDVGDGMAAVFKMESHNHPSFIEPYQGAATGVGGILRDVFTMGARPVANMNSLRFGNVTNNDDISHHQRYLVRGVVAGIGGYGNCMGVPTIGGETFFDESYNGNILVNAFTLGLAKSDEIFYGRAEGIGNPVVYVGSKTGRDGLGGAVMASDSFTEANKSLRPTVQVGDPFAEKLLLEACLELFKTDYIVGIQDMGAAGLTSSSFEMAGRSGSGMIMHLDKVPAREEGMQPFEFMLSESQERMLICAKKGYEDKVVDIFRKWDLNAEIIGEVTATGNMELFWHGEKVADMPVQPVSEQAPIYDRPTKEPAYLASIQKTTINDFDKVENQKAFDTLLNSVEISDKSWIFDQYDSTVQTNTIKAPGSLDASVIRIKENGKAIAMSSDCNPRYNYIDPKMGAAAAVAESGRNVAMSGATPLAITDCLNYGNPENPEVMWQFAEGCYGIKEACAALNTPVVSGNVSLYNETNGVGVFPTPAIVMVGLNQDANKTLPSSFQNEGASLYLIGETKSDFGGSLYMKELFGKVEGTLAPLDYAKELKLWNLVIEANKKGYLSAAKDVNVGGIAIALAKMAAKSGKGVTCNVALNDVRDIFSESFSRAIVEVSNVSGFEVMVKESGLSAVKIGTVGGNNFTCNDISKSVEAIKDRYFNRFQEVIEQDI, from the coding sequence ATGGAAAATTTAGACGCAGTGTTAAAAAAACATAAGTTGACAAAAGACGAATATGAAAATATTTTGAACATTTTAGGACGTGAGCCTAATATGCTAGAGATTGGTATCTTCTCATCCATGTGGAGCGAACACTGCTCTTACAAATCCAGTAAAAAATATCTGAATGGCTTTCCTACCAAAGCACCATGGGTGATTCAAGGTCCAGGTGAAAATGCGGGTGTTATTGACGTAGGAGACGGTATGGCGGCTGTCTTTAAAATGGAATCTCACAATCACCCTAGTTTTATCGAGCCTTATCAAGGTGCGGCAACCGGTGTGGGCGGAATCTTAAGAGACGTCTTTACCATGGGTGCACGTCCAGTAGCCAACATGAACTCACTTCGCTTTGGTAATGTCACCAATAACGATGACATTTCTCATCATCAACGCTATTTAGTCCGTGGTGTGGTTGCGGGTATCGGTGGATACGGTAACTGTATGGGTGTTCCTACTATTGGTGGCGAAACATTTTTTGATGAGAGTTACAATGGAAACATTCTTGTCAATGCTTTTACACTCGGTCTTGCAAAAAGCGATGAAATTTTTTACGGCAGAGCTGAGGGGATTGGTAATCCTGTGGTGTATGTAGGTTCTAAAACAGGTCGTGATGGTTTGGGTGGTGCTGTTATGGCGAGCGATAGCTTTACCGAAGCGAATAAAAGCCTTCGTCCAACCGTTCAAGTGGGTGATCCTTTTGCTGAAAAACTTTTACTTGAAGCGTGTTTAGAACTCTTTAAAACCGACTACATTGTAGGTATCCAAGATATGGGTGCGGCGGGTTTAACGTCGAGTTCTTTTGAGATGGCAGGACGCAGTGGTAGCGGTATGATTATGCACTTAGATAAAGTTCCAGCACGTGAAGAAGGGATGCAACCCTTTGAATTTATGCTCTCAGAATCACAAGAGCGTATGCTCATTTGTGCGAAAAAAGGGTATGAAGATAAAGTGGTTGATATCTTTAGAAAATGGGACCTTAATGCTGAAATCATCGGTGAAGTTACTGCTACTGGAAATATGGAGCTTTTCTGGCATGGCGAAAAAGTGGCTGATATGCCAGTCCAGCCTGTGAGTGAACAAGCACCGATTTATGATAGACCAACCAAAGAGCCTGCTTATTTGGCGAGCATTCAAAAGACAACCATCAATGATTTTGACAAAGTTGAGAATCAAAAAGCGTTTGATACCCTTTTAAACTCTGTTGAAATTTCTGATAAATCATGGATTTTTGACCAATACGACTCAACCGTACAAACCAATACGATTAAAGCACCAGGCAGCCTTGATGCAAGTGTGATTCGTATTAAAGAGAATGGAAAAGCCATTGCGATGAGTAGCGATTGTAACCCACGTTATAACTACATCGACCCTAAAATGGGTGCAGCAGCTGCGGTGGCTGAGAGTGGAAGAAATGTTGCGATGAGTGGCGCAACACCTCTTGCCATCACCGATTGTCTCAACTACGGAAATCCTGAAAACCCCGAAGTGATGTGGCAATTTGCTGAGGGTTGTTATGGCATCAAAGAGGCATGTGCGGCTCTTAACACGCCTGTTGTAAGTGGTAACGTCTCGTTGTACAACGAAACCAATGGTGTGGGTGTTTTCCCAACGCCTGCCATTGTGATGGTTGGACTCAATCAAGATGCCAACAAAACATTACCATCAAGTTTCCAAAATGAGGGCGCATCTCTTTATCTTATCGGTGAAACCAAAAGCGATTTTGGTGGCAGTTTGTATATGAAAGAGCTGTTTGGTAAAGTGGAAGGAACATTGGCTCCTTTGGATTATGCAAAAGAGTTGAAGCTTTGGAATTTGGTGATTGAAGCCAATAAAAAAGGCTACCTCAGTGCGGCTAAAGATGTGAACGTAGGTGGTATTGCCATTGCGCTTGCTAAGATGGCTGCAAAGAGTGGAAAAGGCGTTACATGTAACGTTGCATTGAATGATGTACGAGATATTTTTTCAGAGAGTTTTTCTCGTGCGATTGTTGAAGTCAGTAATGTTTCAGGCTTTGAAGTGATGGTAAAAGAGAGCGGTTTAAGCGCTGTGAAAATTGGAACCGTGGGTGGAAATAATTTTACATGTAATGATATTTCAAAATCTGTTGAGGCTATCAAAGATCGTTATTTTAACCGTTTCCAAGAAGTTATCGAACAAGATATCTAG
- a CDS encoding putative bifunctional diguanylate cyclase/phosphodiesterase produces the protein MRIMMNPLRIVLVYAFFSILWILFSDSVVGFFIHDNSLISSLQTIKGLFFILITSLMLYFLIKAKIDEIESIRKNLNEHRQRLEYVIEGANLGYWDWDYVNHQQWVNDRWLGFLGLMRGDIQDDFKDWAERIHPSDKIVADKAIESTIRNNKPYVIEFRMQHKDGHWVWIEGSGAVVKRDEKTGAPLRLAGTHRDISDRKRTQEDMLFLALNDPLTRLPNRAYLRQEFEKRRLDDNSLMAFLFLDLDYFKNINDMYGHSIGDRVIQIVAKRFASCLCESDFLARVGGDEFVILTNGHLHVGSLCEDLVRSLVEPIVLEEDSFLLGVSIGVACSPQDGTSFEMLFKNADTAMYEAKSNGKNRYVFYTQDMTDTIVKSTKLDNEIKRALDNDEFVLYYQPQIDLKTKKVIGIEALIRWNEPSKGILGPNVFIPRAEENRLIIPMGEMVFKKALQQVKQWSEEKLLTGRMAINISGIQIEEENFVDRLEAIRKEIGVDASLIELEVTESYIMTKAESSILMLQELQDLGFSIAVDDFGTGYSSLSYLKQLPLQKLKIDRSFIKDLPYDYEDRAILRAIVSLAQGLRLEVLAEGVEEEEQEEFLLKNGCHLAQGFLFAKPMSAEACEEYLRQN, from the coding sequence ATGCGAATTATGATGAACCCTTTGCGCATTGTTTTAGTGTATGCTTTTTTTTCTATTTTGTGGATTTTGTTTTCGGATAGCGTTGTGGGTTTTTTTATTCACGATAACTCTCTTATAAGCTCTTTGCAAACTATTAAGGGACTCTTTTTTATTTTGATTACTTCTTTGATGCTCTATTTTCTGATTAAGGCAAAAATTGATGAGATAGAGTCTATTCGCAAAAATCTCAATGAACATCGCCAACGACTTGAATATGTGATAGAAGGGGCAAATTTAGGGTATTGGGATTGGGATTATGTCAACCATCAACAGTGGGTTAATGATCGATGGCTTGGTTTCTTAGGCTTAATGCGTGGGGATATTCAAGATGATTTTAAAGATTGGGCTGAGAGAATTCATCCTAGCGATAAAATTGTTGCAGACAAAGCGATTGAAAGTACCATTCGTAATAACAAACCTTATGTGATTGAGTTTCGGATGCAACATAAAGATGGGCATTGGGTTTGGATAGAAGGTTCTGGGGCGGTGGTAAAGCGGGATGAAAAGACCGGTGCTCCTTTAAGGCTTGCGGGAACCCATCGTGACATCAGTGATCGCAAACGCACGCAAGAAGATATGCTTTTTTTAGCGCTGAATGATCCGTTAACGAGACTTCCTAATCGTGCCTATTTAAGACAAGAGTTTGAAAAACGACGCTTAGATGATAATTCGTTGATGGCGTTTTTATTTTTAGATTTGGATTATTTTAAAAATATCAATGACATGTATGGACATTCTATTGGTGATAGAGTGATTCAAATTGTGGCAAAACGTTTTGCAAGTTGTCTGTGCGAGAGTGATTTTTTAGCCCGTGTGGGCGGTGATGAGTTTGTAATTTTAACCAATGGGCATTTACATGTAGGAAGTTTGTGTGAGGATTTGGTGCGTAGTTTGGTTGAACCCATTGTTTTAGAAGAAGATAGTTTTTTATTGGGGGTTAGCATTGGCGTGGCGTGTTCTCCTCAAGATGGCACGAGCTTTGAAATGTTATTTAAAAATGCAGATACAGCGATGTATGAAGCAAAAAGCAATGGTAAAAATCGTTATGTGTTTTACACGCAAGATATGACCGATACGATTGTCAAATCGACGAAACTTGATAATGAAATCAAACGAGCTCTTGATAATGATGAGTTTGTGCTCTATTATCAGCCTCAAATAGACCTTAAAACGAAAAAAGTGATTGGTATTGAGGCGCTGATACGATGGAATGAACCTTCAAAAGGCATTTTAGGACCGAATGTTTTTATCCCAAGGGCAGAAGAAAATCGTTTGATTATTCCTATGGGTGAAATGGTTTTTAAAAAGGCGTTGCAACAGGTCAAGCAGTGGAGTGAAGAGAAGCTTTTGACTGGGAGAATGGCGATTAATATTTCAGGTATCCAAATAGAAGAAGAGAATTTTGTGGATAGATTGGAGGCAATTCGCAAGGAAATTGGCGTTGATGCTTCTTTGATTGAACTTGAGGTGACAGAGAGTTACATTATGACCAAAGCAGAATCGTCTATTTTGATGCTTCAAGAACTTCAAGATTTGGGCTTTAGCATTGCTGTGGATGATTTTGGAACAGGGTATTCTTCTTTAAGTTATCTCAAACAACTCCCTTTACAAAAACTCAAAATTGACCGTTCTTTCATCAAAGATTTACCTTATGATTATGAAGATAGGGCTATTTTAAGAGCCATTGTTTCTTTAGCGCAAGGCTTAAGACTTGAAGTCTTAGCAGAAGGCGTTGAAGAAGAGGAGCAAGAAGAGTTTTTACTTAAAAACGGATGTCATCTGGCGCAAGGCTTTTTATTTGCAAAACCCATGAGTGCAGAAGCGTGTGAGGAGTATTTGCGTCAAAACTAA
- the tatB gene encoding Sec-independent protein translocase protein TatB, with protein sequence MFGLGISELLIIAIIAIIFLGPEKLPEAMVKGAKFFKTFKNSINDVKSSFEQEMKIQELKEEALTYKKKLDEAATSARKVISFDELEEIKKTTQGVNDSLKELENSVKESVSHPTPISSEETKITTAEALPSSTASQIPETKKEVTA encoded by the coding sequence ATGTTTGGATTAGGTATATCAGAACTCCTAATAATTGCCATCATAGCAATTATCTTTTTAGGACCAGAAAAATTACCAGAAGCAATGGTTAAAGGTGCAAAATTTTTTAAAACATTTAAAAACAGCATCAACGATGTCAAAAGTTCCTTTGAACAAGAGATGAAAATTCAAGAGCTTAAAGAAGAAGCACTTACTTATAAGAAGAAATTGGATGAAGCAGCAACCAGCGCACGCAAAGTGATTAGCTTTGATGAACTTGAAGAGATTAAAAAGACAACCCAAGGTGTTAACGATTCTCTCAAAGAGTTAGAAAACAGTGTGAAAGAAAGTGTTTCACATCCAACACCTATCTCTTCGGAAGAGACTAAAATAACGACAGCAGAAGCACTCCCTTCTTCAACTGCATCCCAAATACCTGAAACCAAAAAAGAGGTAACTGCCTAA
- the tatC gene encoding twin-arginine translocase subunit TatC — translation MFDELKPHLAELRKRLGISLIVVLVMFLCCFAFWQPLLSFMIAPLKAVLPEGSNVIFTGVQEPFFTAMKVAFFAGFILSLPVIFWQFWLFVAPGLYDNEKKLVVPFVLAATLMFLIGASFCYYVVVPLAFAFLVAFGSALFTALPSIGEYVGFFTKFIVGFGLSFEMPVVIFFFAKLGLVDDQGLKEFFRYAIVIIFTVAGILTPPDVLSQFLMAGPLLILYGISILVAKAVNPYQAPDTSEEKNDDDENKED, via the coding sequence ATGTTTGATGAGTTAAAACCACATCTTGCCGAACTTCGTAAACGTCTTGGTATCTCCTTAATTGTCGTTCTTGTTATGTTCTTATGTTGTTTTGCATTTTGGCAACCCCTACTTTCTTTTATGATTGCTCCTTTAAAAGCAGTACTTCCAGAAGGGAGTAATGTCATTTTTACAGGCGTACAAGAACCATTTTTTACTGCCATGAAAGTCGCTTTTTTTGCAGGATTTATTCTTTCACTTCCTGTTATTTTTTGGCAATTTTGGCTTTTTGTTGCACCAGGACTTTATGACAATGAAAAAAAACTTGTTGTTCCTTTTGTCTTAGCTGCCACTCTTATGTTTTTAATAGGTGCTTCTTTTTGTTATTATGTAGTTGTTCCCCTTGCTTTTGCCTTTTTGGTCGCTTTTGGTAGCGCCCTTTTTACAGCATTACCAAGCATTGGAGAGTATGTCGGCTTTTTTACAAAATTCATTGTAGGATTTGGACTCTCTTTTGAAATGCCCGTCGTCATCTTCTTTTTCGCCAAACTAGGACTCGTAGATGATCAAGGTTTAAAAGAGTTTTTCCGCTACGCAATTGTCATTATCTTTACCGTTGCGGGGATTTTAACACCACCTGATGTTTTATCGCAATTTTTAATGGCTGGACCTTTGCTTATTTTATATGGTATCTCCATTTTAGTTGCCAAAGCGGTCAATCCTTATCAAGCACCCGATACCAGTGAAGAGAAAAATGACGATGATGAAAACAAAGAGGACTAA
- the queA gene encoding tRNA preQ1(34) S-adenosylmethionine ribosyltransferase-isomerase QueA: protein MDPFLKSTYDYYLPTERIATHPVEPRDEARLLVFNRSSGQITHTFFKHLFDFLPEDIGVLLNDTRVVKARIFGKKESGGEIELLLNAPLQENLYSVYIKGRVKKGMRLFFDADLEAELIELKEDGTRLVAFFRKNEALHTKALFDILEIIGHIPLPPYIKREDQEEDSVDYQTVFAKEQGAVAAPTASLHFTDSMFEALKKRYETHFLTLHVGAGTFKPVEAEHILEHVMHSEIYTIPELTCKLIESKKPLLAVGTTVTRTVEYYARTNIPVGKCDLFLHPNNPPLRVNHLLTNFHLPKSTLIMLVASFIGIEKTLELYEEAVKEKYRFFSYGDAMLII, encoded by the coding sequence ATCGATCCGTTTTTAAAATCCACGTATGATTATTATCTTCCTACCGAACGTATCGCCACACATCCTGTTGAACCACGGGATGAGGCGAGACTTTTGGTCTTTAATCGAAGCAGTGGGCAGATAACACACACCTTTTTTAAGCATCTTTTTGATTTTCTTCCAGAAGATATTGGCGTTCTTCTTAACGATACAAGAGTTGTTAAAGCACGTATTTTTGGAAAAAAAGAGAGTGGCGGAGAGATAGAACTGCTTTTAAATGCCCCGTTGCAAGAGAATCTCTACTCTGTTTATATTAAAGGACGTGTTAAAAAAGGAATGAGGCTCTTTTTTGATGCAGACTTAGAAGCAGAGCTCATCGAACTCAAAGAAGATGGCACACGTCTGGTTGCTTTTTTTAGAAAAAATGAAGCACTTCATACCAAAGCTTTGTTTGATATTTTAGAAATAATTGGGCATATTCCACTTCCTCCGTATATTAAACGTGAAGATCAAGAAGAAGATAGCGTAGATTATCAAACGGTGTTTGCTAAAGAGCAAGGTGCCGTAGCAGCGCCCACCGCTTCTCTTCATTTTACAGATAGTATGTTTGAGGCACTGAAAAAACGTTATGAAACGCACTTTTTAACCTTACATGTAGGCGCAGGTACCTTTAAGCCTGTTGAAGCAGAACACATTTTAGAACATGTAATGCACTCAGAAATCTATACCATTCCAGAGCTTACATGTAAACTCATAGAGTCCAAAAAACCTCTTCTTGCGGTGGGTACAACCGTCACACGAACGGTTGAATATTATGCAAGGACAAACATACCCGTAGGCAAATGTGACCTTTTCTTGCATCCTAACAATCCACCCTTACGTGTCAATCATCTTTTAACCAATTTTCATCTTCCTAAATCCACACTCATTATGTTAGTCGCTTCATTTATTGGGATTGAAAAAACGCTAGAATTGTATGAAGAAGCCGTAAAAGAGAAGTATCGCTTCTTCTCCTACGGCGATGCAATGCTGATTATTTAG
- a CDS encoding flagellar basal body rod C-terminal domain-containing protein produces the protein MQINANAMMAMSSWMGNSAHNVANVNTEEFKATQTTITNQNDAVVAQSAQTQNSTDLETEFTDQISLERAFEANTKPIQAQDEMLGTLLDMKA, from the coding sequence ATGCAGATTAATGCAAATGCGATGATGGCAATGTCAAGCTGGATGGGAAACAGCGCTCATAATGTTGCTAATGTAAATACGGAAGAGTTTAAAGCAACACAAACAACCATTACAAACCAAAATGATGCAGTGGTGGCGCAGAGCGCTCAAACTCAAAATAGTACCGATTTAGAGACCGAGTTTACAGACCAAATCTCACTCGAGAGAGCCTTTGAAGCGAATACAAAACCCATTCAAGCTCAAGATGAAATGCTCGGTACTTTGCTGGATATGAAAGCATAA